A window of Rhododendron vialii isolate Sample 1 chromosome 13a, ASM3025357v1 contains these coding sequences:
- the LOC131313047 gene encoding probable indole-3-acetic acid-amido synthetase GH3.1, translating into MDIGSTWPKSQLGPPACEKHAKALQFIEEVTRNAESVQQKVLEEILSANAETEYLRRFRLSGSIDRDTFKSNVPVVTYKELQPEIQRIVEGDRSPILSVYPITELFTSSGTSGGQSKLIPTTKVEMDRRDILTNLRMPVMSLYVPDLDKGKGLYFMFVKSETKTPGGLLARTVFTSHLKSAHFQARRNDPYDLYTSPDEAIQCPNTFQSMYTHMLCGLLEHKQVHRVGAVFASGLLRAIRFLQLNWPQLTHDIRSGALNPAITDPSIRDCMIRILKKPEPELADFIASECSKENWEKIITRIWPNTKYLDCVVSGVMAQHITALEYYSGGLSVASTSYGSSECYVGLNLNPICDPSQVIYTIVPNMAYFEFIPQKSNSAKLVDLADVEVGQEYELVATTHGGLYRYRIGDILRVTGFHNSAPQVHFVSRKNVLLSIDEDKTDEAELQKSVETAGRLLRDESDAIVLDYTSYADTKLTIPGHYVIYWELGPPDSTRWPSDELLGRCCLAMEESLGSIYKRGRVADGLIGPLEIRVVRSGTFEEIMDHAISRGASLSQYKMPRCVSLAPTRKLLESRVVSAHFSPSLPHWSPELSP; encoded by the exons atggaTATTGGCTCTACTTGGCCAAAATCTCAGTTGGGTCCACCAGCGTGCGAGAAGCATGCCAAGGCACTCCAATTCATCGAAGAGGTGACTAGAAATGCTGAATCAGTTCAACAGAAGGTTTTGGAAGAAATACTAAGCGCGAACGCGGAAACTGAGTACCTCCGGCGCTTTAGGCTCTCTGGTTCAATCGACCGGGACACCTTCAAATCCAATGTCCCCGTCGTAACTTACAAAGAGCTTCAACCTGAAATCCAACGCATTGTTGAGGGTGACCGCTCCCCGATCTTGTCCGTTTATCCCATCACTGAACTCTTCACTAG TTCTGGCACTTCAGGTGGTCAAAGTAAACTCATCCCGACGACTAAGGTAGAGATGGATCGTCGTGATATCCTAACCAATCTTCGCATGCCTGTCATGAGCCT CTATGTTCCGGATTTGGATAAGGGCAAGGGGCTTTATTTCATGTTTGTCAAGTCAGAAACGAAGACGCCCGGTGGGCTTCTGGCCCGGACAGTATTTACTAGCCACTTGAAGAGTGCCCACTTCCAAGCCCGACGCAACGACCCATATGATCTCTACACAAGCCCAGACGAAGCCATCCAGTGCCCCAACACGTTCCAGAGCATGTACACCCATATGCTATGCGGCCTCCTGGAGCACAAACAGGTTCACCGAGTCGGGGCAGTGTTTGCCTCGGGCCTACTCCGAGCCATCCGGTTTCTCCAACTCAATTGGCCACAACTAACCCACGATATCCGATCCGGAGCGCTCAACCCGGCTATCACAGACCCATCGATCCGGGATTGCATGATCCGGATCTTGAAGAAGCCTGAACCAGAACTTGCAGACTTTATTGCTTCAGAGTGCTCAAAGGAGAATTGGGAAAAAATTATCACGAGGATTTGGCCCAATACCAAATACTTGGATTGTGTTGTATCGGGTGTAATGGCCCAACATATTACAGCCCTGGAATACTACAGTGGCGGGTTGTCCGTGGCCTCCACCTCGTACGGTTCATCTGAATGCTATGTCGGACTCAATCTCAACCCGATTTGTGACCCATCCCAAGTCATCTACACAATCGTGCCAAACATGGCCTACTTCGAGTTCATACCCCAAAAGTCAAACTCCGCCAAACTCGTTGACCTCGCTGATGTGGAAGTGGGACAGGAATATGAACTAGTTGCCACTACCCATGGAGGACTATATCGGTACCGAATCGGTGACATCCTCCGAGTCACCGGATTCCACAACTCGGCCCCACAAGTCCACTTCGTCAGCCGAAAGAATGTGTTGTTAAGCATCGACGAGGACAAGACCGACGAGGCCGAGCTACAAAAATCCGTCGAGACCGCGGGGCGACTCCTGCGTGACGAGTCCGACGCAATAGTGCTCGACTACACCAGTTACGCCGACACGAAGTTGACCATTCCGGGTCACTACGTGATTTACTGGGAATTAGGCCCCCCAGACTCGACCCGTTGGCCGAGCGATGAGTTGCTAGGTCGTTGTTGCCTGGCAATGGAGGAATCACTCGGCTCCATATACAAACGGGGCCGAGTTGCGGACGGGTTAATCGGGCCGCTGGAGATACGGGTTGTGAGGAGTGGGACATTTGAGGAGATTATGGATCATGCAATATCAAGAGGGGCGTCCCTTAGCCAGTATAAGATGCCTAGGTGTGTGAGCCTTGCACCAACCAGGAAGCTTCTTGAATCTAGAGTGGTCTCAGCCCATTTTAGCCCCTCTTTGCCCCATTGGAGCCCTGAACTAAGtccgtaa